A window of Methylomonas sp. 11b genomic DNA:
TGATCACTTTCGATTCGTGGACAATCACCGCGAAACCTGAAGTAGGATTGGGCGATGTAGGCACAAACAACACATAACGGTCGTCGGTCTTGTTGGTGACATAGGCAGGTACCCAAATGCCGTCTTTAGGATATTCGATGTAAACCACTTCACGCGGTTCTTGCAACTGATGCCCGGCGATCATGTTCACCAGCTTTTTAGTCACGCGGTAAATCGTGCTTAGCAGCGGAATCCGCTCGATCAAGTGTTCGAACATCGCAATGATGGAAAACCGGCCCAGGCTGACCCGATGTCCCACGTAGGTAATGGTCGCGAAACTGGCGGCAAACAACAGAAACGTCACCAGATAATTGTCGGAGTAACCGTAAACGAATTGAAACAAATCTGTAAGCCGGTCTTTTACGAACAAGACGATTTGCACAATCACCATAATCGGGATAAATGCCAGAACGCCGATCAGGGTGTGATTAAGGATTTTCTTCATGATGCGCCTACCTGTATTAATTATAGTTGTTAGGAAACTAGGTTTTAGCAGAGTTAGCCCGGTTAAGGAAGTCTCGATGCATGTAGTCCTTCCCAAATGAACATTGATGGGCTCAAGGTAACATTTTATATAGGCCGCGCGTCGCAATAGCCATAAGCGGCAGCAGCACGCCAGTCACCCACAGCAGCGAGCTCAACGTCACTTGACTGGCGCTGGCGTCCCAAATAGTCAGCGAACTGTTTAACGATATATTGGACGGTGCCAAAAACGGAAACAGGGACACACCCATGGTCAAAATCACCATCACCACCGTCACCGCGCTGGCCAGCTGCGCCCAATAAGCCTTATCCAGACGCGACAGCACCAACCCGGCTATCCCGCACACAAAAGCCAAAGCTGGCAACGCCCATAAGGCGGGTTCGTGCTCGTAATTGTCCAGCCACAAACCGTCGCCGCGCTTCACGAATTTAGTCAAGGGATTGGAAACGCCACTAGGCATGATGTCGGTAGTGACATGATAGCCTTCCAGATGGGTAATCCAGCCGCCCGCCAGCGCAAACAACACCAAAAAAGCCAGGCCGCCGGACATCGCCAAGGCTTTACTGCGCTGATAAAGCGCGTCTTGGGTATGCGTTTGCAGGTAAATCGCGCCATGCATCGTCAATAATGCCACGCAGGTAGCACCGACCAGCGAGGCAAACGGACTGAACAGCCCGGAAAAACTGCCCAGAAAAGCAATGTGCATATCGCTAGCCAAATGAAACGGCACACCTTTCAATAGATTGCCGGCCATCACCCCCAACAGAGCCGCCGGCAGCAAGCCACTGATAAACAGGGCTTTATCCCATTTTTTTAGCCAGTCTTCGCGAGTCACACTAGCTCTGAAATACCATCCCAAAGGCCGCACGAACAGCGATAACACCGTCAACAACAGCAAAGGCTGAAAACTGGCAAACGTCGCCGCATACACTGTCGGCCAGCCGGCAAACAACACACCGATGGTTGCCAATAGCCAGACCTGATTGCCGGCGCTGGTTGGCGCCAATCTGGCAACCAGCTCGGCGCGCTGCGCTTCGGAGGCATTCAAAAACGGTAACAACATGCTGACGCCGATCTCGATACCGCTGCTCAGCACAAAACCCACGACAAACAAGCCCAACACGCCCCAACAGACCAAGCGCAGCATTTCATAATCAAGCAACATGACTTGGCTCCTGGTTAAACGGCAACACTTCTACACTGCCCTGCTCGATAAATTTTAAAGTTAACATCACAGCCAACGCCAGCAGCCCGGTATATGCCAAACCGTAAGCCGCTAGGCTGACTGCTAGATCGGCGACAGTCAGCGTGGACACACCTTGCCAGGTGGGCAGCATATCGGCAACCAACCAGGGCTGCCGGCCGAACTCCGAGATAAACCAGCCGCTGCCGCTCGCCAGCCAAGGCAACGGTAAGGCATAAACACTGGCCTTAAATAACCAGACATGGCGCCAACCGAGAATGCTAGAGGCATTCGCCGCTAAAAACAGCAGCGCCAGCAATACACCTGCTGCAATCATCAATCTATATCCCCAATACAATGGCGCGGTAGCCGGCACGCTGGCGCGCACGGCTAATTCTATCTGCGCCGGGTTGGCGTCGGTCACGCTCTCCCGCCAGCGCTTCAGCAATAAGGCATGGCCCAAATCGACTTTGGCGGCGGCAAATGCCGCCAGCAATTCCGGCTCCTTTTTGTCGTCGCGCAATTCTTGCAGCAGAGCATAAGCTTTTACGCCATTGCTGATGCGCTGGCGATTTTGCTCCAGAGTCGCATCATTGGGCAGACCGTTAATGGCCGCCAGCTTGTTATGCTGCATCGCACCCGCGCCATAAATGCTGACATCGTCTATCGCCATGGTGGCAATCACAGTCACCAAACCAAAAGCCGCGGCGATGCGGTAAGAACGTTGCGCCAGTTCGATTTGGCGCTGCTTGAGTAAATAGTAAGCGCTGATAGCCAACATAAAGCCGGCGGTCACCACATAACTGGCCAGCAGACTATGCACAATTTTCGCCCAAGCCAGCGGATTGGTCAGCACCTGCGATAAATCGAGCAACTCCAGCCGCAGCGTTTGCGGATTTAATTCCGCACCCACCGGATTTTGCATCCAGCCGCTGGCAAGCAGAAAGCCAAACAAACTCAAGTGGCAGCCGATAGCGATTAACCAAGTCACCACAAGATGCGACCACTTGCCCAAGCGCTGCCAACCGAACAAAAACCAACCCAGCCCATTGGCGGCTATAAACAAACCGGCAAACCCCAGCAATAAAGGGAGGGCAAACACATCGCCGACATAATGCGAGAAATACGACCAATTGGTCCCGAATTGACAAGCCATCGCCAGAGAAGAAGCCATGCTCAAGCCAAAACCGATGACAAACAGCTTGCCCCAATATTGCGTCAACCGCTGGTAAACGCCCTGCCCGCTTATAACAAACCAGGATTCCATGCCCGCCAACAATAGCGACAAACCCAACGTCAACGGTACGCATAGAAAATATTGCACCGCATGCAGCGCAAACTGCGCCCGCGATAACTCAACAACCGTTTCGGAAATCATCCCCACTCCTCGGTCAAGCTCAAAAATGCGGGCAATTATAGAGTTATCCGCTTGCTTGTCTGCGATTTTCTCGATCGATTCGCATTAAATCCAGAGTGAAAAACTGGAGAATACCGACTACTGATATACACTTTTCAACTTACAAGCACACATTCCAAAACCTCATGGGCTTTACTCCGCGCATTATCGTTGGACTAAAAATAGTCGGTATCGCCCTGCTCTACGCCATGTTGGCAAAACTGGTATTGGCTTTTTTTTCCGACAACGGCAATGTCACGCTGGTTTGGTTTCCAGCCGGCCTGGGGATGGCCACCTTTCTGTTGGGCGGTAAGCGCTATTGGCCGGGCGTGTTCATCGGCGCGTTTCTTGCCGGCATGCTGGTCGGCGACTCCTGGCTAATCTCCGCCAGCATCGCTACCGGCAATATCCTGGAATCCTGGCTTGGCGCCTGGCTACTGCTCGGCAACCCAGGCTTTTCGTTATCGCTGCGGCATCCTCGGGATTTTGCCTGGCTGACGTTGACAGGCATCATTGCCGCCTGCTTCAGCGCACTGATCGGCCCCATGACGTTGTTTTTAAGCAAGTATCTGCCTGCCGAAGCCCTGCTGCCCAGTATGCTGCACTGGTGGATGGCCGATGTATTCGGAATCGCCTTGGTCACGCCCTTGATTCTGATCTGGCGACACTGGCCGAAAGACTGGTTTGCCCCCAAACGCGCGTTGGAAACGCTGGCCTTCATAGCAACGAGTTTTTTGAGCGGCCAAGCGGTGTTTTTAAGCTGGTTTCCCAACCTGCTGAGCGCTTACGGCGAAACTTATTGGGCCTTCCTGTTTGTGGTTTGGGCAGCGGTCAGATTCGGCCGTCACGGCGTGTTGCTTTTGGTGACAATGACCGCCATTCAATCCCTGTGGGGTTTGCAGCATCAGTTGGGCGCATTCGCCACCACACACCTGCAAAGCGGCCTGCTAAACATCTGGTTTTACCTGTTCATCCTCGCAAGTGTGGGCATACCGCTAGCCCTGACTTTATTCCATCAACAACAAATCAACCAGGC
This region includes:
- a CDS encoding DUF502 domain-containing protein, encoding MKKILNHTLIGVLAFIPIMVIVQIVLFVKDRLTDLFQFVYGYSDNYLVTFLLFAASFATITYVGHRVSLGRFSIIAMFEHLIERIPLLSTIYRVTKKLVNMIAGHQLQEPREVVYIEYPKDGIWVPAYVTNKTDDRYVLFVPTSPNPTSGFAVIVHESKVIKSDMSIEQVTSFIISVGADFEKVAEIAKLPK
- the cydB gene encoding cytochrome d ubiquinol oxidase subunit II, giving the protein MLLDYEMLRLVCWGVLGLFVVGFVLSSGIEIGVSMLLPFLNASEAQRAELVARLAPTSAGNQVWLLATIGVLFAGWPTVYAATFASFQPLLLLTVLSLFVRPLGWYFRASVTREDWLKKWDKALFISGLLPAALLGVMAGNLLKGVPFHLASDMHIAFLGSFSGLFSPFASLVGATCVALLTMHGAIYLQTHTQDALYQRSKALAMSGGLAFLVLFALAGGWITHLEGYHVTTDIMPSGVSNPLTKFVKRGDGLWLDNYEHEPALWALPALAFVCGIAGLVLSRLDKAYWAQLASAVTVVMVILTMGVSLFPFLAPSNISLNSSLTIWDASASQVTLSSLLWVTGVLLPLMAIATRGLYKMLP
- a CDS encoding cytochrome ubiquinol oxidase subunit I is translated as MISETVVELSRAQFALHAVQYFLCVPLTLGLSLLLAGMESWFVISGQGVYQRLTQYWGKLFVIGFGLSMASSLAMACQFGTNWSYFSHYVGDVFALPLLLGFAGLFIAANGLGWFLFGWQRLGKWSHLVVTWLIAIGCHLSLFGFLLASGWMQNPVGAELNPQTLRLELLDLSQVLTNPLAWAKIVHSLLASYVVTAGFMLAISAYYLLKQRQIELAQRSYRIAAAFGLVTVIATMAIDDVSIYGAGAMQHNKLAAINGLPNDATLEQNRQRISNGVKAYALLQELRDDKKEPELLAAFAAAKVDLGHALLLKRWRESVTDANPAQIELAVRASVPATAPLYWGYRLMIAAGVLLALLFLAANASSILGWRHVWLFKASVYALPLPWLASGSGWFISEFGRQPWLVADMLPTWQGVSTLTVADLAVSLAAYGLAYTGLLALAVMLTLKFIEQGSVEVLPFNQEPSHVA